From Vigna unguiculata cultivar IT97K-499-35 chromosome 5, ASM411807v1, whole genome shotgun sequence, the proteins below share one genomic window:
- the LOC114183737 gene encoding uncharacterized protein LOC114183737 isoform X1: MSESASNEVVAMADAYDVVIVGAGIIGLTIARHFLISSDLSVAIIDKEVPCSGSTGAGQGYLWMIYKTPGSAIWDLSQRSHQLWKMLAHSIEEQGLDPMVELGWKKCGSLLIGRTEEESDMLKGWVKQLCEAGLKAEYLSSSELIRKEPDLLVDKYSAAAFVPDDCQLDARRTVAYIEKANRSYAAKGRYTEFYNDPVKRFIRSDINGEVKAVQTSNNIIYSKKAVIVAAGCWTGSLMQDLFRNWEMDLHVPVKPRKGHLLVLENFNFLKLNHGLMEAAYLKHSTISGTESSDPEQNLSVSMTANIDAAGNLQLGSSREFVGFNTDLDESVVSHIWKKAGEFFPKLKTLSLSDLSASRKVRTGLRPYMPDGKPVIGPVPGLSNVFLAAGHEGCGLSMKLLQALGTSEMIVEMVLGYPGKVDSTAFALHKVG; the protein is encoded by the exons ATGAGTGAGAGTGCGAGCAACGAAGTTGTGGCTATGGCTGACGCCTATGACGTTGTGATAGTGGGAGCTGGCATCATTGGGTTAACCATCGCTCGCCACTTCCTCATCTCTTCCGACCTCTCCGTCGCAATTATCGATAAGGAAGTTCCTTGTTCTGGTTCCACTGGCGCAG GACAGGGATATTTGTGGATGATATACAAAACCCCTGGGAGTGCTATATGGGATCTTTCTCAGAGGAGCCATCAACTTTGGAAGATGCTGGCACACAGCATAGAAGAGCAAGGCTTGGATCCTATGGTGGAATTGGGCTGGAAAAAATGTG GGAGCCTATTAATTGGTAGAACTGAAGAAGAATCAGACATGCTAAAGGGGTGGGTGAAACAACTTTGTGAAGCTGGGTTGAAAGCAGAGTACCTAAGTAGCAGTGAACTGATTAGAAAGGAACCTGATCTGTTGGTTGACAAATATAGTGCAGCTGCATTTGTACCAGATGACTGCCAATTGGATGCTCGTCGGACTGTTGCATATATTGAAAAG GCTAACAGGAGTTATGCAGCAAAAGGAAGATATACTGAATTTTACAATGACCCAGTGAAACGCTTCATCAG GTCAGATATCAATGGGGAGGTCAAAGCTGTTCAGACTTCCAACAACATAATATACAGCAAGAAAGCAGTTATAGTTGCAGCTGGTTGTTGGACTGGTTCTTTGATGCAAGACTTGTTTAGAAATTGGGAAATGGATTTACATGTTCCTGTAAAACCCAGAAAG GGCCATCTACTCGTGCTTGAGAATTTCAACTTCCTTAAATTGAATCATGGCTTGATGGAGGCAGCTTATCTCAAACATTCAACAATTTCTGGTACAGAATCGTCTGATCCTGAACAAAACTTATCTGTTTCAATGACAGCAAATATAGATGCAGCAGGGAATCTTCAACTTG GGAGTAGCCGTGAATTTGTTGGTTTCAACACCGATTTGGATGAGTCTGTGGTAAGTCACATATGGAAAAAAGCTGGAGAATTCTTTCCCAAATTGAAAACGCTTTCCCTTTCAGATCTAAGTGCAAGTAGAAAAGTGAGAACAGGATTACGACCTTATA TGCCTGATGGAAAGCCAGTCATAGGGCCTGTGCCTGGCTTGTCAAATGTGTTCCTTGCAGCTGGACACGAAGGGTGTGGACTTTCAATG AAATTATTGCAGGCTCTGGGGACTTCTGAAATGATAGTTGAGATGGTGCTGGGATATCCAGGAAAAGTTGATAGCACTGCTTTTGCTCTGCATAAAGTTGgttaa
- the LOC114184414 gene encoding uncharacterized protein LOC114184414, producing the protein MVYDYILKHIKVLCLEDFGKLYILLAISEFLLPNRSGTVFSILFNIVDDLGSIGKFNWGRVVYEYLVGSICEAKLFLKEKQSTKHFHVARCVYLLQLWSFDHFLISNLKDCQRTTKFPRILHWMEMKAGDNVVADVAAFVEELTNSFVKEGLEVYGRRNKGTKIVDLIKAVEHQESVLGELQKELVDLNAMMIERKNQRQHHEGKLKFYELGEPSVGDSQTPNSNHLKGFIEFGDSGERGHVEKVHFLNQEAQESEQSNMYVRRRDGPRMRVKSMSIRTPFATFTRRKCHK; encoded by the exons ATGGTATATGattacattttaaaacatattaaagtgCTTTGTTTAGAGGATTTTGGTAAGCTTTACATTTTGTTAGCAATTTCTGAGTTTTTATTGCCCAATCGTAGTGGAAcagttttttctattttgttcaaCATTGTTGATGACCTTGGTAGTATTGGGAAATTTAATTGGGGTCGAGTGGTGTATGAGTATTTGGTTGGCAGTATTTGTGAAgctaaattgttcttgaagGAGAAACAAAGTACCAAACACTTCCATGTAGCTAGATGTGTTTATTTGTTACAG TTATGGTCTTTTGACCATTTTTTGATTTCGAATTTAAAGGATTGTCAGCGCACGACCAAGTTTCCCAGAATCTTGCATTGGATGGAAATGAAAGCAGGGGACAAT GTTGTTGCAGATGTTGCTGCCTTTGTAGAAGAGTTGACCAATTCCTTCGTTAAAGAAGGTTTGGAGGTATATGGACGTCGAAATAAGGGTACTAAAATAGTTGACTTAATTAAAGCTGTTGAACATCAAGAAAGTGTGCTAGGGGAATTGCAAAAAGAACTTGTAGACTTGAATGCAATGATGATTGAAAGGAAGAACCAACGCCAACATCACGAGGGCAAACTGAAGTTTTATGAGTTGGGTGAACCAAGTGTTGGTGATTCGCAAACACCTAATTCCAACCACCTCAAGGGCTTTATTGAATTTGGCGATTCTGGTGAGAGGGGTCATGTGGAAAAAGTTCATTTTCTAAATCAGGAAGCACAAGAATCCGAACAGAGCAACATGTATGTGCGACGAAGGGATGGTCCTCGGATGCGTGTCAAGAGTATGTCAATAAGAACTCCTTTTGCAACATTTACTAGGAGGAAGTGCCATAAGTAG
- the LOC114183737 gene encoding uncharacterized protein LOC114183737 isoform X2, protein MSESASNEVVAMADAYDVVIVGAGIIGLTIARHFLISSDLSVAIIDKEVPCSGSTGAGQGYLWMIYKTPGSAIWDLSQRSHQLWKMLAHSIEEQGLDPMVELGWKKCGSLLIGRTEEESDMLKGWVKQLCEAGLKAEYLSSSELIRKEPDLLVDKYSAAAFVPDDCQLDARRTVAYIEKANRSYAAKGRYTEFYNDPVKRFIRSDINGEVKAVQTSNNIIYSKKAVIVAAGCWTGSLMQDLFRNWEMDLHVPVKPRKGHLLVLENFNFLKLNHGLMEAAYLKHSTISGTESSDPEQNLSVSMTANIDAAGNLQLGSSREFVGFNTDLDESVVSHIWKKAGEFFPKLKTLSLSDLSASRKVRTGLRPYMPDGKPVIGPVPGLSNVFLAAGHEGCGLSMALGTSEMIVEMVLGYPGKVDSTAFALHKVG, encoded by the exons ATGAGTGAGAGTGCGAGCAACGAAGTTGTGGCTATGGCTGACGCCTATGACGTTGTGATAGTGGGAGCTGGCATCATTGGGTTAACCATCGCTCGCCACTTCCTCATCTCTTCCGACCTCTCCGTCGCAATTATCGATAAGGAAGTTCCTTGTTCTGGTTCCACTGGCGCAG GACAGGGATATTTGTGGATGATATACAAAACCCCTGGGAGTGCTATATGGGATCTTTCTCAGAGGAGCCATCAACTTTGGAAGATGCTGGCACACAGCATAGAAGAGCAAGGCTTGGATCCTATGGTGGAATTGGGCTGGAAAAAATGTG GGAGCCTATTAATTGGTAGAACTGAAGAAGAATCAGACATGCTAAAGGGGTGGGTGAAACAACTTTGTGAAGCTGGGTTGAAAGCAGAGTACCTAAGTAGCAGTGAACTGATTAGAAAGGAACCTGATCTGTTGGTTGACAAATATAGTGCAGCTGCATTTGTACCAGATGACTGCCAATTGGATGCTCGTCGGACTGTTGCATATATTGAAAAG GCTAACAGGAGTTATGCAGCAAAAGGAAGATATACTGAATTTTACAATGACCCAGTGAAACGCTTCATCAG GTCAGATATCAATGGGGAGGTCAAAGCTGTTCAGACTTCCAACAACATAATATACAGCAAGAAAGCAGTTATAGTTGCAGCTGGTTGTTGGACTGGTTCTTTGATGCAAGACTTGTTTAGAAATTGGGAAATGGATTTACATGTTCCTGTAAAACCCAGAAAG GGCCATCTACTCGTGCTTGAGAATTTCAACTTCCTTAAATTGAATCATGGCTTGATGGAGGCAGCTTATCTCAAACATTCAACAATTTCTGGTACAGAATCGTCTGATCCTGAACAAAACTTATCTGTTTCAATGACAGCAAATATAGATGCAGCAGGGAATCTTCAACTTG GGAGTAGCCGTGAATTTGTTGGTTTCAACACCGATTTGGATGAGTCTGTGGTAAGTCACATATGGAAAAAAGCTGGAGAATTCTTTCCCAAATTGAAAACGCTTTCCCTTTCAGATCTAAGTGCAAGTAGAAAAGTGAGAACAGGATTACGACCTTATA TGCCTGATGGAAAGCCAGTCATAGGGCCTGTGCCTGGCTTGTCAAATGTGTTCCTTGCAGCTGGACACGAAGGGTGTGGACTTTCAATG GCTCTGGGGACTTCTGAAATGATAGTTGAGATGGTGCTGGGATATCCAGGAAAAGTTGATAGCACTGCTTTTGCTCTGCATAAAGTTGgttaa